The sequence TGCATACGGCCCGCTGCATGGCTTCGTCGAACCGTGCTGCAGAGCTGCAGACGATACACGAGCGCAGAGATTCATGCTGTTTGAGCGACTGGGCAACCTAGAAGAATAAATGGAAACATTATAAACAGCTGTCAACCACATGCATCTAAAGTAAAGAGATGatttggtggtttttttttttttacctcatggAACTGCTGGAAGCAACTTGACTTGGACGCATTTTGTGCTCCACCCGTCTGGCACTGCAGCTTCCTAATGGCCTTGTGAACGGGTGTAGAGGCGACGGTCTGCATGCTGGAGAACACCACCCTGCTCGAGGTGAAGTCTCGTGATAATGAGCCCATGAGGCGACCAGAGTCCTGAAAGCAACAAAGTGAAACACTCTTAGAACCCGAATATGAAATCATTTAAGTACATTTAACACCAAGATTCTCTACATGGCTAGGAAGCACACAATGAGTTGCACCAGCAACACTTCAAAGTTTGAAAATGCTTTCAGATCTTTATTGGTGTAGTGCAACAAAGGTAAAATTTGGGAAAACACGCTCcccctcacgtcattccaaacctgtatgactttcttctgtggaacatagaaGATGAGATTTCATCAGTTTGTAACCATACGTTTCAcgttccattgtattttttgtgaACTGAACCTGGTTAAAAACTGGTTCCGCAGAGGAGCGTTCCAtggctttggaatgacatgatggtgaacAAATGTACTAGTGCTTTAAATTTTAATTAGAAAGCCACATGGATGAACCGGTCCAATTGTGTCGTTCTGTAAGTCTCTTACCCTTAACGATCTTTCTGCTTCTCTGCAGCGCCGCAAGGCCGTCTGATCTTCACAAATGATTTTCTGCCACGTCCGACTTACTTTTTTACAGCTGCAAGAGACCCCAAACAGTCAGTCATTCTGATTCACATCAGTGGAAGATACAGATCAAGAGATAAAACTAAACAGGAAATTACCTCACTAAGTCACAATCTCCCAACAGGCCCAGTATCCTGGAAAGGATATGCCTCATGTCTTTCCTCAACAGGCCGCAAAGGATGTCCACAAACGGGCGTCCCATCTTCCCGCCGATCACATTATGCAGCCCGTGTTTCTCAGCAACCTTATCAACGACAGTCCAGTCAAAGCTTTTGCTCCTTTTAAAGCTTTTAGTCAGCTCTCTGCACACCTCCTCCTGAAACTTCAACACGGGCAGACATGGTGCAGAACGACACTCCACATTCAACAACTGAGAGGACACAGGTGTCTCTTCATTCCTCAACAGTGAGTCCGCAGCATCCACGTCCCCGTTATCCACTTGGCTGTTTTGGAGGGAAAAATAGCCGCTGTCTTCGGTCAGACCGCCACTGCTGAGAATGACCTCGTCATCTGATGTCACATCTACAGAATGCCGCTTTTTCTGGTTGTTTTCTTTATTGTGAGGGCCTTTGCTCGAGGGTGATTTCCGTGGTGAAACCGTGTGGCCCTTCACCTCACCGAGGTCTGTTTCAGCTTTCGCCATCTGGCATAAAACTGTTGAATCATCACTGTAGCTT is a genomic window of Carassius auratus strain Wakin unplaced genomic scaffold, ASM336829v1 scaf_tig00025916, whole genome shotgun sequence containing:
- the LOC113078509 gene encoding F-box only protein 5-like, encoding MKCPSYSDDSTVLCQMAKAETDLGEVKGHTVSPRKSPSSKGPHNKENNQKKRHSVDVTSDDEVILSSGGLTEDSGYFSLQNSQVDNGDVDAADSLLRNEETPVSSQLLNVECRSAPCLPVLKFQEEVCRELTKSFKRSKSFDWTVVDKVAEKHGLHNVIGGKMGRPFVDILCGLLRKDMRHILSRILGLLGDCDLVSCKKVSRTWQKIICEDQTALRRCREAERSLRDSGRLMGSLSRDFTSSRVVFSSMQTVASTPVHKAIRKLQCQTGGAQNASKSSCFQQFHEVAQSLKQHESLRSCIVCSSAARFDEAMQRAVCTRISCAFDFCTLCQSAFHGSASCRNSVQTRSASQKTLIAGSARSKRSVRRL